In Micromonospora ferruginea, the sequence CGTGGTCCCGCCACCACACCGTGGCGGGGCCCCGTTCGTCTGTCCGGTGTGGCAGGCTCGGCGGATGCGGCTCGACGGGGTCTGGCTCCGCTATCGACGGCACGGCCCGTGGGTGTTGCGGCAGGTCGACGCGACGATCGGCGCGGGTGAGGTCGCGGTCGTGCTCGGCCGCAACGGGGTGGGCAAGTCCACGCTGCTCCAGCTCGCCGCGGGGGTGCTGCGACCGAGCCGGGGCCGGGTGGTCGACCGGCCGGCGGTCGTCGGCTGGGTGCCGGAGCGCTTCCCGGCCGACCAACCGTTCACCGTCGGGGCCTACCTGTCCGCGATGGGCCGCGTCGCCGGCCTGTCCGGGCCGGCCGCCGACCGGGCGGTGGCCCACTGGGTCGAGCGCCTGGGCCTGACCCGCTTCCACGACGTGCGCCTGCCGCAGTTGTCCAAGGGCACCGCGCAGAAGGTCGGCCTGGCGCAGGCGATGCTGCGCCCGCCAGGCCTGCTGGTGCTCGACGAGCCCTGGGAGGGGCTCGACGCGGCCGCCCGCGAGCTGGTCCCCGAGATGATCGGCGAGGTGCTGGCCGGCGGCGGCGCGGTCCTGGTCAGCGACCACCGGGGCGAGACGGTCCGGTTGCCCGGCGCGCGGCACTGGTCGGTCGCCGACGGCACGCTGACCGAGGCGGCGCCGTCCGACGGCTCGGCCGTCGCGGTGGTCGAGCTGGCGGTGCCGGCCGCGGGCCTCGC encodes:
- a CDS encoding ABC transporter ATP-binding protein yields the protein MRLDGVWLRYRRHGPWVLRQVDATIGAGEVAVVLGRNGVGKSTLLQLAAGVLRPSRGRVVDRPAVVGWVPERFPADQPFTVGAYLSAMGRVAGLSGPAADRAVAHWVERLGLTRFHDVRLPQLSKGTAQKVGLAQAMLRPPGLLVLDEPWEGLDAAARELVPEMIGEVLAGGGAVLVSDHRGETVRLPGARHWSVADGTLTEAAPSDGSAVAVVELAVPAAGLAAAVARLRADGHQILRIRDHAVPPAAGSPERSVTPCPADPEAVPGGAPGVVSEVGSGTRAGGAPGVVSEAVPGGAPGVVSEVGSGARAGGAPGVVSDVAREAPGGDAGRSGVTSEVSG